The window GAAGCCATACTGGGCTGGAGGCTGGTAAAGCTCTCTCTGCAGCCGGTGCAGGTGCGCGGGTCGGCGCGGCCAACGGCCTCACGCTGCCGGTCCTGCTCGGCGCGGGGACAGACTGGCTCAGGTACACACCGGTGAGCGCACACGAAAGCTACGGGGGTCAGACCTCGAGGGTTCGGTGCAGCGGACCCGGCTGAGCCGAACTTAGAGCCACAGTGACGGGTACAGGATGCTCCTGCACACACGCGTGGGCACCGGTATCTGCGGCCTGCCGTCGTAGCCCATCCGGTTAGTGTTTCACTCTCAAAAACACCCGCAGGCGAAAAGCTTGCAGTCTCCGGTGTAGGACTTGCGCTCCCCCCTGCGGCCCCGGGGCAAACCTCAAACCTCGCTCTCCCTGCGCCTCAGGCCCAGCTTCCGCCCCATCCTCTGCCTCCCTAACTTAAAGACGTTGGTGCGGCCTGAACTCCCGAGTAGGTGAAAGGTACTGGAGCCGCAGTACCAGGCCTGCTCCTGCCTGGTGCCCAGGGAAGAGTTTGGCAACAAGGCAGATCTGCGTGGATTTCGGGCTGTGCCAACTTTCTGGCTGGCTGTGCGGCTTTGGGCAAATGACTTAATTCCTCTGAGCCTGTCTTTGCACctgcaaagagggaaactgatcCCTCCTAGGGAGAGCGCGTGTGTTGAGGTCCAAGCGTGTGTGGGGCACCGGGAGCACCAACGCTTGGCATGCCTGGCACGCGCTCGCTGCAAATGGAGTTCCCTGTGCGCGCCGCTGTGCAGCCGCGAGTGCGGCGGGAGAGAGCTGGCGGAGCGGCATCCCTCGGGGGTGGGATGtaggtgggggcagtgggggagccTCCGCGGCCCCCTCCGGGCCCTCGGCGCGCGTGCCATTGGCCCGGGCAGCCGGGTGGGCGGGAGGATGACATCAGCGGCAGGTTGGATTATAAAGGCGCGAGCGGAGCCGCGGGTTCAGAGCGCACCCAGCCGGCGCCGCGCAGCACTGGGACTCGCGCCCACACCGCAGCCCAGCCAGCCCGCTCCGCGCTCGCCTGCCCGTCTGCCCGCCGGCCCGTGCGCCCTCGCTGCCGCTGGTCTGCGCCCCTCGACCCCACCGGCACCATGCACCTCTCGCAGCTGCTGGCCTGCGCCCTGCTGCTCACGCTACTCTCGCTCCGGCCCTCCGAAGCCAAGCCCGGGGCGCCGCCGAAGGTGGGTGCTGTTGCATGGACATCGGGACTGTGAGGGGCCgtgggagggctgggggcctAGGAGGCTGCAGCGCACGAGAGGGAGCAGAGGGCGCGAAGGCGGCCCTCTCCTCCGAGACGTGCACAGGTGCGAGCCGGGGAGCCCTCGAAACCGCCTCGGGGGTCTGCATCCCCAGCCTCAGGAGAACGTCGACAGATGCGCAGCCCCTGCCCCAGTGTGGCTAGCCCGGCAGGGCGCAAAGGACGGGAGGGCAAGGGCTCCCCGAAGGAGCCGACAAGGCAGCTGCGTGGCAGGTGGATGCAGGGCCGAGCCGTCCCGCGTCTGTGGGGGCGCGCTCGGGTCTCCGAAGGGACAAATCGCGCCGGCGGGCGCGTCGGGCCAGAGCAGCAGGGGTCCCGCCAAGTACCTGGCGCTGCCGCCGGGCGTCCCTTCACCTGCCGGTCCTTTCCCTCGGACAGGTCCCGCGAACTCCGCCCGGGGAGGAGCTGGCCGAGCCCCAGGCTGCGGGGGGCGGTCAGAAGAAGGGCGACAAAACtcccgggggcggcggcgccaACCTCAAGGGCGACCGGTCGCGACTGCTCCGGGACCTGCGCGTGGACACCAAGTCGCGGGGCGCGTGGGTGCGCCTCCTGCATGAGCACCCCAACGCGCGCAAATACAAAGGAGGCAACAAGAAGGGCTTGTCCAAGGGCTGCTTCGGCCTCAAGCTGGACCGGATCGGCTCCATGAGCGGCTTGGGATGTTAGTGCGGCGACCCCTGGCGGCGGTGAGTACCACCAACCCGGCCCGGAGCCTGTGCGCACCCAGCTCCCCCGCGGCGCAGCCACAACCCCGCCTGGACCCCCGCCCGCAGGCCGGTCCTCCCGGATCCCCCGCGGCGCCCTTTGGAGGAGAGCCAGGCGATCCCGGCACGAGCGAGTGTGTGCGCGAGAGCCATTTGCCCCCAACCCCGATTAtcgtcccattttacagatgaaaaaagtgAGGGATAAAGCGGTTAGGGAACTTGGGCAAGGTCAGAAACGGCTCCACCCGGATGAGCCACCTAATCTCCTCTAGAGAAGCCGACAGCTTGCATGGACACCGGGACTGTGAGGGGCCGTGGGAGGAGTGGGGTCCTGCTCACACCCGGACCCTGAGCAAGCCAGCAGAACTGGTCCCAGTTGACCATTTGAGGGTATTGAGGGGAGACCGTGGGTTTGtgggagcagagaaggaagggcaTATGCACAAGGGAGGGTAAGTTTCCCTGCCAGCCCTGGATCGTGGTGCCCAGGCAGTAGGCAGCCCAGAGGTCAGGGCTCTTTCCCGGGACTAACTTGGACATACTTGGAAAAACACCTGCCCCTTCGCAATAGAATAGCCCTCTGTTGGCATCACCAGGATGCCCTTCTGCCCCCAAAGTTTTCTTATTCTTACCCCTTCTCTAACCTGCGGCTATGAGCAAACTGGTCTGTCCAGGGTCCTGATGCTGCTTGCTGCCTGCGTGACTTCAGGATAGAACCCTGGTGTTTGTGGCACTATTTCAGGGCAgggaaaaagactaaaataaatctttttttttttttttttttttttgccccaacCTGGACCTCAGCATGTCCCAAATTGAGCCCCTCCCCAGCTTCCCACCTGCATCATGCCTGGGCCCCTCCACTAGGGCTGGAAACCCCTGTGCTACCTTCAGCCCCTGCCAGCATCCTGGCAGTGTGGCAAAGATGGTCCCCGCCTCCGCCCTCCTGTCCATTCCTGCTGCCCTTCAGTTCCCATGGAAAAACAGAGCCCACCTCTGAAGTTCACATTTAAGAACTGACTCTGGTTTTCAACCTTTCCCTGAAGCCTGGCTGCTGCCATCCTTGGTCCCACAGCCTGTCTATCCCACTCCAAGACCACGGGCAAGCCGTTCTCTTGCCCAAGAAGCCCTGTCAATGTCCACACTGTCTTCCCCCAGAGGGCAATGAGTGTGCCCCTCTTTGGAGCTCTCCAGGACATTGCCTCAGCACAGAACACTTTTCATCTGAACCATTGTTGTTTGGGAACCTATTTACCTCCTCCAAAGTATCTCATGAGCAGCTTGAGGGCCAGGTGCCTGCCTAAGGTGATCTGGGACCGACAGCACTCCCacaagaggcttttaaaaatgtttgtcgATGACCAGAGAAACATGCCCCACCCAGCTCAGGGGCACtcctctcccacctgccctgggTTTTTCCTCCGTGCAGCCAGACTTGACTGGGCTGCGTGCTCCTCCCCATTTCTGCAGGAGTTTCGTTTGAGATCTTGACTCACGCCTGCACAGGAAGAGATGATTCTGGGACAGGGGGCCTGGCCTTTAGTAGCTTCCATGGTAATGGCTTGGCTCTCTTCTTCTGTCCTATGGAAATAATGGAGAGATGGAGTCACATTTTCAGTTCACATTGTGATTTAAACACCAACCTCCAACTTTAgaatctaaataaatgttattcaaTGGGTTAGCAGGAGGCAAGACAAGGAAGGGGGTcttcacagtgcctggcatgcaccTCCCCATAGTCTCCTTATTCTTGGGTGTGGCCATCTGTGGGTACCAGGTGATGGCCCAGCGAGTGGGGAGGTGGTAGGCAGGAGGCCAGATTGCTAAGACATCTCAGCCCCTTTGACTAGGAGTTGACTTCACTCAGGAGTTGACTTTGGCTCTTAGCAGTCACCATAATGACTGTCGCTGATGGTTACAGTCTTGGTTATAAAATTCTAATGATAGAGACGAGGTGTGGCCAATGCCTGAATGAACACCTTGCCCCTGAGCCCCAGGGACATCACAGACATCTATCATCTGTTTAAACACATGGGACAGCCAGACATGGGGGTTCATCAAGGCCTGGGGTCCTTCTGTGTGTGCTGTCCTCTGGGAGGGCACCATACCATCTGAGGAGGACTCCTCTCTCAGGCCCCAGGGCACCCACATGCCCATTAGCAGAGAGCTAGTAGAGCCCTCATCAAAGGACTCTTGACTCTCAACCCAGCCCAGCATGACCATTCAGTGCCCCAGGGCTGGCGTGGGACCCTGCTTCCCCTGCGTCTGAAGAGGACCCTTCCTGAGGCAAAGCGAGCTGGAGAAGGAAGTGCTATTTAATGAGGGGCATCAGTGACCCAGACACCTTGCCGCTGCCCAGTGTGTGGCCCCCTCTTGAATCTTCCAGCCAGCCCCAGGAGGTGgctattatcccattttatgggtgaggaaaGAGATACTCAAAGCTATCCAGGGCTGTCCAGGAAGTTAATGTCAGAGTTGGGATTTGAGCCCAGAATTCCCAGCTCCTCAGATGtttgccttcccctcccctctgctgagGCCAACATCTCACTGAGGGTTTGGGCATTTCCACTCTCTTTTCCTCACCAAGTGCCAAGGGCAAGGTCTGCAGGGAGActgagggggaggagggctggcagGCAGTCTGATTCCACCTGTGCTGGGGCAAAAGGTGCCAAAGACACAGCAGGCAACGAGGTGAGGGCCAGAGAAgcagccccctcccgcccccagacGGCTTTGTCAGGCCCAGTAGGCCAAGGTGGGCCTGGGGCACGCTTCATGCTGCTGTGGGAAAGGGGCTGTCCTGTGGGCTGGGCTTTCTCAGCTAAGGGGCCAGAACTGAGTGTCCCATGTCCCCTCTGTGTTGCAGGATCGGGAACTTGCTCCGTTTTGCTGAGGTCATTCTTGGTCATCAGCCTCACAGCATCTGGAAGCACCTCCAACGCAATGTggcttttacatttctttttttttttttcctggtactGGGAATACACAACACcagctgttttattattatttgggaaGGGGGATATGATTTtcttgtttggggtttttttttttttgaaaatgaaaaaataaaaagttatatattatatatatattatatacatgcaACACACACCTACACGAACATGATGACAAGGGACAGTTTTTAAGAGACTGACAAGACCAGCTGTAAAACATTGCTGTTTGTAAATTCATGTCATGCATAAATGTATTTATGTTGTAAAgctatttatattgtttataaagagatatttataaaaattttatttatgtaactaaatgaaagaagtcaatcattGTAATGTTTTTGTCTTAACTagtggaaaaatgtaaaaaaaaaagtcattccatGAACATCttgaaaactgtctttatttacttattgcatttattttttagatgtgtcttaggaagagggagaatgtgAAGACAAGGGTTTTGCCTCTAAGTAGATCTAACAGCCAGGATTTGTTTGTATCAGAATCCCCTGGggatcttggggcacctgggtggttcagtcgattaagcaactgcctttggctcatcctagggtcctgggatcaagccccaagtcaggctccctgctcagcggggagtctgcttctccctctgcctctgctcttacTCTCTTCCCTCTcgcaaatcaatcaatcaatcaataaataaaaatctttgggggaaaaaaaaagatcctgggGATCTTGCTGAAAATACAGTCTCCTGGCGCCACCAACATCCTGATTGACTGAATCTGAGTCTTCCAGATAGGATACGACTCACCATGTGCATTTTATCTCCAGTGATTCAGACCAGTTTGGCCAAATTGAGAAACTCTGCTTAGGGCACTTCACAGCTGGGAAGTCAGATGCcgtgaattaaattaaaattgaatttagcTGACTGAGGGTCTTCTAATTCTACTCCATCTTCTCTCTGTTGTTAGAGGACAGAAAGCACTGGAAGCTTCCCTtctgtggtggggggagggatttAGGTTTCTGTGTAGCCTGCAGAGTTGGTCAGGTTGCCTTGTGAACCTTAGTACACAAATGCAAACAGTGGGTAGTTTTAACTCAGAGTGAATGTCACGGTCAACAAGGACTGGAGGCCAAGGACCTCAGAAAGAACGAGAAGGTATTAGCTTTCATGTTGGCCACGTGCTGTGCTTTGCCGGGGGTTGTGCTGTTTCTTTTCACTTGAAGCTACTAACAGTTATGATTCCAATGCCCCGTGGAGCCTGAATgtgaaattatgaatatttagaaTCTCTTTTCCTGaaaactgcaagaaaataaaataactccgAAATAATCTCACCATCCTTGGCATGGCAGCAGCTTCCGTCTGTCTTCTGTCCCCTTGGTGAAAGCATGGCCCCGAGGTCACAGGTCAGCAGGCCGGGCTGAGCGGTTCCCAAGGAACACCAGGAGGTGCGGGAGGTGACCACGGTACCCGGCCTTTCTGCGGGCATCTGAGCTCCGTGGCCTTTCTTCCCTCCAGCTGCAGGTTTTCAGGTCAACCCAGGGACCTCACCCAGGTGAgaaagctgctttaaaaaaaaaaaaaaagattttattcatttattcatgagagatgcagagagaggcagagacataagcagagggagaagcaggctccctctggggagcctgatgagggctcgatcccagatccccaggatcacccaggtgccccaagaaaattgtttttaagacaGGTTCCAGCTGGGGAAGGTTAGGGCCCTTCCCACCCTGCTCAGGGGACGGCTAGGCACCCTTCTTTGGGCATGATCATCTTCCTCGGCCTCACCCCATCTCCGTGGCTCAGAACTCAGGTGCCTGTGTCAATGCAGGTGAGGGGTCCCAGCGCTCGGGCTTCTCCAGTGCCTCGGCTCCCTGTGCTGTCTGCAGACCCCCCACAGGGGGACACTGAGGGGGTTGCAAAAGCAGGGGGAACAGAAAGGCAGGGGGTTCACAGTGGGCTTTGCTGGTGGCGAGGCAGGCACATCTCCCCTAAGCCCCAAGACCCGAGGATGAAGAATTCTGGGATTCAGGGAGTCCCCGAGCTACAGGCTTTCCCTGCCGAGCTTCTCTGGAGGGCCGGTAAGCCTCCAGCCCACAGGCCGAGCTACCCCGCCAAGCAGCTCTCACCGCATGACTTAGCCCGCAAAGAACACGCACGATTCTGTTGTCAACTTCAGTCCCCACCGGGTGGAAGCCAGTCTCTCAGCCTGCGGACTTAGGATGTTTCTATCCACCTGAAGCCCTGTGGCTGCTTCCCCAGTAGGAATTTCTGCTGAAAAGCCAAGACGGATTAGACAAATATTCCATAAATAACAGTTTTGAAATCTCCAGGGGTTCCCCAGGTGGTATTCCTAAGAGCGTCCAATCCTCCCGTCTGTGTCTTGGTCTCCCCCCTCTCCACAAGCACCTCACCTCCAAAGCTGCCTGGGGAACCTGCAGCTTCTGTCCCATTCGGGGTGACCACAACAGCCAGGACCACCTGGCAGGAGGGCCCCAGAGAGATCCCATCCCTGCACCTACCATGAAGGTGATGGAAGCAGGCAGGTCCTCGGCCAGGCACATGGTTCCCGGAGTctaccccccaacacacacacacacccaacccGTGGGAGGTCCTTCCATGACAGCCACAACCCCAGAGGAGTGATTCAAAATGGGCTGCACAGGATCCAGGGGCCCCCAGGGGTGATCAGAGAGGCGACAATGTCTGGACAGGCTCAGAGCCTGATAAGGGGCACAGAGGAGCTCTCCCTCTCAGGGACCATGTGAGGGGGAGGGAGCCACAGTCGGGGCCATCACAAATGGAATTTGACCCAGACGGTTGCATGAAGAGGCTTCACTGAAGGGACTGCTTACAGAGGTGTGGGCAGCTGCCACCAAGGAGCTGAGGGAAGCCAGTTTCTCCCCGGCGATGAAGGAAGGACACTGTCTCCTAGTTGGAGCTGGGTGGAGGTTTCGTCCCAAGGGAGTTGTGCCATGGTGCAGGACATGCCACCAAAACATAAGTGATGAGGGAGGAATACcccaacttctctctctcctccttctcccatcTCTGCTGGTGCCTCACGGGCCACAGGCTGAGGCTGGAGGTGTTTCTCTCTCTGGCACCTCATAAAGGTGAGTACTTCCTGATTCCGGCATCCCATTGTCCATCAGCCACTCTTGGGGGGCTGCAAGCTTGGGTCCTCATCTACACCTCCCTGTAGATGTGGCCCTCTCCAAAAATAGCTCTGAAGCCAGGACCTATTTGCCAACAAAGTATATTCAGATTTTCGAGGGGCAGAAGTTTATCTCTTTCATTCACGGTTTTCCCTTTTTCATGGTCCCAGGACACAGGCTCTTCGTGAATTCCACTATTTTGCTATCTTCTTATCTGCATATTTTtgctcatatatatttttaacttaataatttatttatattggttTCCTTAACAATTCTCTGTACCTTTCCCAAATTTTGCTGTTGAACATTTATTTCTGAGTGTGGCTGTATTCATATGTCCAAATTTTGATATATGGTGTTCTGACTTTTATTGTCTCAATGGTCtgttgacttgattttttttcctgataatttcAAGTGggatttaatttttccttaatttatatTAGCTTTAATTTTACTGAGGTTAGACTCAGTGCTTAtacattttctgctttattacatttttcattcTTGTCCTCAGctttttcccccagattttatgtattcataagagatacagaggcagagacataggcagagggagaagcaggctcctcacagggagcccgatatgggaccgatcccgggaccccaggatcacaccctgaagaCGAAAGCAggtgcttgaccactgagccacccaggcatcccctataatCAGTTTTGTAACAGTTCATGGATACTTTAAAAGTAAGATCAATACGTTTTCACCTGTTCAAACTTCTGTaagcatttaatccattttgtttcttatgttaCTATGTTCAAATCTTCCTGTCCTCTATTGATTTCCTGAAGACTAATTAATCATGATGTTGGAAAAATGCACTGTAATGGGGGGGGGGctctatttatctttatattttaacagttatatggtttttatttatttagcacataAAGATTCAGTATTAGTATATATATTAGGATATGTGAGGTTAGGCTGTGGTAACAAAAACCTCCAAATTTCAGTGggttaaaataaagatttgtttCTTGCTTGTACAGAGTCTACTGTGGGTCTGGGCAGCCCTCCAGGACAGCTCCTTACCAAACGAAGGCTGAGCGTTGCACCTCCAAATCAGAGTAGGTCTCCACCATGTGGAGAGGGGTGCAGAAGCAGTATGTTGGGAGGTCACATGTCCAGCGCTTCTACCAGGAGGTGATGCACTCACATTtaattggccaaagcaagtcatgcAGCCACACCTTACTTTGAAGATCCTCCCTGGTGCCTGGAAATGGAGGAGACCTACCCTCCCGGAAACAGAAGTGTACTTGGACTCATATGCAGGAGGTTGCCACTTAAGGACTTCCTACATTGTGTGCCCTGTACTTCCTaggaaattctattttatctgatatgaaCATTACAACagtcctactttatttttatttgtgcttgATATCTTTGTCCAAGCTTTGATTCTTCCCcttgttgtgttttatttatttatttatttatttatgtatttatgtatttatttatttatttatgtgtgctTCTCAAGTTTTAGGTTAAACTATATGTAATTGGAGACACTTTGCATTTAATAAGGAAACTAGATTGTTCACATTTGCTGTCATTATtgcttatccttttttttttttaattttttatttatttatgatagtcatagagagagagagagaggcagagacacaggcggagggagaagcaggctccatgcaccgggagcctgatgtgggattcgatcccgggtctccaggatcgcgccccgggccaaaggcaggcgccaaaccgctgcgccacccagggatccccattattgCTTATCCTTGAGCcaacttcctcatctgaaatttactttgtgtttttaaggttctttaatttttcttttttgttgtttctttacgtttaatttttttccctct is drawn from Vulpes lagopus strain Blue_001 chromosome 8, ASM1834538v1, whole genome shotgun sequence and contains these coding sequences:
- the NPPC gene encoding C-type natriuretic peptide, translating into MHLSQLLACALLLTLLSLRPSEAKPGAPPKVPRTPPGEELAEPQAAGGGQKKGDKTPGGGGANLKGDRSRLLRDLRVDTKSRGAWVRLLHEHPNARKYKGGNKKGLSKGCFGLKLDRIGSMSGLGC